The Daucus carota subsp. sativus chromosome 2, DH1 v3.0, whole genome shotgun sequence genome includes a window with the following:
- the LOC108209351 gene encoding coilin isoform X2 translates to MESLRVRVVFEDRNILSKSQRSVGLNRSWVFVKPQQLPTFSHLSAHLLNFFDLAQSCPHGLLLCMDGFVLPPFESTSILKDKDIISVKKRGGTLNKLLKKRKNADSIEDSETKQQLDAGVPHDKKEAGSSEVESEDDADCSDNTEPSEKPLNSLHKERKASTEPQNSKKKKRRVLVPNGNEKDNQTKSSGGQGLILKKVSLEKPEKVSNSKCKQIIKPSQPTQQCVQESTKSMSDDKSDQLKENDKRTGAMSNVTSTSIKVPSRSARRKKAKREWLRATANLGKKKTVCISKLPLKRKQRQAEAEKKEVIDQSKVLPQLKQSEQEKPENEIDLEKPFEKIDGEDEFVPVVIRPGHIRFEPLEEGEIVQQNKVCLETIRWNGITSKRKGQKWGMEKISSSDRHEHQNLEHDQPNTSSTTERVMPVHDPIDFEKLHPLPNLPKVGDVIAYRILELSSTWTPEVSSFRVGSVLWYKPESKTVMLTQVPEYPVIREKLNEDASAPQPDNSIYNEDGSLQVDFSSLIDVRIVKHGDSDCLKPVAADHSNGDSFKVISDEVSNSAPTNTDGVSNSPKAGNGEVNLLDQFSDVLNAKKAQLYEENSWIKGSPVKGSWSYRAMRGSALGPVMALLRSNNDI, encoded by the exons ATGGAGAGTCTGAGGGTTCGCGTGGTGTTTGAAGATCGGAATATTTTAAGCAAATCACAAAGATCAGTGGGTTTAAATCGGAGCTGGGTTTTTGTTAAGCCCCAGCAGTTGCCGACTTTTTCGCACTTGTCTGCTCATCTACTCAACTTTTTTGACCTTGCTCAGTCTTGCCCTCATGGCCTTCTTCTTTGT ATGGATGGCTTTGTACTTCCACCATTCGAGTCTACATCTATTTTGAAAGATAAAGATATTATCAG TGTTAAAAAAAGAGGAGGCACATTGAATAAATTACTCAAGAAACGTAAAAATGCTGATTCTATAGAGGATTCGGAAACCAAACAGCAGTTAGATGCTGGTGTACCACATGATAAGAAGGAAGCAGGTAGCAGTGAAGTCGAATCTGAGGATGATGCAGACTGTTCAGATAATACAGAACCTTCAGAAAAGCCCCTAAATTCACTACACAAGGAAAGGAAAGCATCCACAGAACCTCAGAACTCAAA GAAGAAGAAACGCCGAGTTTTAGTTCCTAATGGAAATGAGAAAGACAATCAGACTAAGAGCAGTGGTGGTCAGGGACTTATCTTAAAGAAAGTTTCTCTTGAGAAGCCGGAGAAAGTGTCAAATTCGAAGTGCAAGCAGATAATCAAGCCTAGTCAGCCTACCCAACAATGTGTTCAAGAAAGTACTAAATCAATGTCAGACGATAAGAG TGACCAGCTTAAAGAGAATGATAAAAGGACTGGTGCTATGTCCAATGTTACTAGTACCTCTATAAAG GTCCCTAGTAGAAGTGCTCGGCGAAAAAAGGCTAAGAGGGAATGGTTGCGGGCTACAGCTAACCTTGGAAAAAAGAAAACAGTTTGCATATCTAAACTACCC CTAAAGCGGAAGCAGAGACAAGCTGAAGCTGAGAAGAAAGAGGTCATTGACCAGTCAAAAGTGCTA CCACAGTTGAAGCAATCAGAACAAGAGAAACCCGAAAATGAAATTGATCTGGAAAAACCTTTTGAAAAGATCGATGGAGAAGATGAGTTTGTTCCTGTTGTCATAAGACCAGGGCACATTCGCTTTGAGCCTCTGGAAGAAG GAGAGATTGTCCAACAAAATAAAGTATGCCTG GAAACTATCCGGTGGAATGGAATTACCAGCAAGAGAAAAGGGCAGAAATGGGGGATGGAGAAAATTTCATCATCTGACAGGCATGAGCACCAAAACCTCGAGCATGATCAACCTAACACATCATCAACTACCGAAAGAGTTATGCCTGTGCATGATCCCATTGACTTTGAAAAGCTTCACCCACTTCCAAACTTGCCAAAG GTGGGTGATGTAATTGCATATCGTATACTTGAATTATCATCAACATGGACCCCTGAAGTTTCCTCCTTTCGG GTGGGATCTGTGTTGTGGTACAAACCCGAGTCTAAAACAGTCATGCTGACTCAAGTTCCAGAATATCCTGTTATTCGTGAGAAGTTAAATGAGGATGCGTCTGCCCCTCAACCAGATAACTCCATATACAATGAAGATGGATCATTACAG GTAGATTTTTCTTCGCTTATCGACGTCCGTATTGTGAAGCACGGGGACAGTGATTGTTTAAAACCAGTTGCTGCTGATCACAGTAATGGTGATTCTTTTAAAGTGATTTCTGATGAAGTTAGCAATAGTGCACCCACCAATACAGACGGGGTATCAAATTCACCCAAAGCAG GTAATGGAGAAGTAAATCTGCTGGATCAGTTCAGTGATGTCCTGAATGCTAAAAAGGCACAGTTGTACGAGGAAAATAGCTGGATAAAGGGAAGTCCTGTCAAGGGTTCATGGTCATATAGAGCCATGAGAGGCAGTGCACTTGGCCCAGTAATGGCTCTTCTTCGTTCAAATAACGACATATGA
- the LOC108209351 gene encoding coilin isoform X1: MESLRVRVVFEDRNILSKSQRSVGLNRSWVFVKPQQLPTFSHLSAHLLNFFDLAQSCPHGLLLCMDGFVLPPFESTSILKDKDIISVKKRGGTLNKLLKKRKNADSIEDSETKQQLDAGVPHDKKEAGSSEVESEDDADCSDNTEPSEKPLNSLHKERKASTEPQNSKSTCFVNYRKKKRRVLVPNGNEKDNQTKSSGGQGLILKKVSLEKPEKVSNSKCKQIIKPSQPTQQCVQESTKSMSDDKSDQLKENDKRTGAMSNVTSTSIKVPSRSARRKKAKREWLRATANLGKKKTVCISKLPLKRKQRQAEAEKKEVIDQSKVLPQLKQSEQEKPENEIDLEKPFEKIDGEDEFVPVVIRPGHIRFEPLEEGEIVQQNKVCLETIRWNGITSKRKGQKWGMEKISSSDRHEHQNLEHDQPNTSSTTERVMPVHDPIDFEKLHPLPNLPKVGDVIAYRILELSSTWTPEVSSFRVGSVLWYKPESKTVMLTQVPEYPVIREKLNEDASAPQPDNSIYNEDGSLQVDFSSLIDVRIVKHGDSDCLKPVAADHSNGDSFKVISDEVSNSAPTNTDGVSNSPKAGNGEVNLLDQFSDVLNAKKAQLYEENSWIKGSPVKGSWSYRAMRGSALGPVMALLRSNNDI, translated from the exons ATGGAGAGTCTGAGGGTTCGCGTGGTGTTTGAAGATCGGAATATTTTAAGCAAATCACAAAGATCAGTGGGTTTAAATCGGAGCTGGGTTTTTGTTAAGCCCCAGCAGTTGCCGACTTTTTCGCACTTGTCTGCTCATCTACTCAACTTTTTTGACCTTGCTCAGTCTTGCCCTCATGGCCTTCTTCTTTGT ATGGATGGCTTTGTACTTCCACCATTCGAGTCTACATCTATTTTGAAAGATAAAGATATTATCAG TGTTAAAAAAAGAGGAGGCACATTGAATAAATTACTCAAGAAACGTAAAAATGCTGATTCTATAGAGGATTCGGAAACCAAACAGCAGTTAGATGCTGGTGTACCACATGATAAGAAGGAAGCAGGTAGCAGTGAAGTCGAATCTGAGGATGATGCAGACTGTTCAGATAATACAGAACCTTCAGAAAAGCCCCTAAATTCACTACACAAGGAAAGGAAAGCATCCACAGAACCTCAGAACTCAAA ATCAACTTGTTTTGTCAATTACAGGAAGAAGAAACGCCGAGTTTTAGTTCCTAATGGAAATGAGAAAGACAATCAGACTAAGAGCAGTGGTGGTCAGGGACTTATCTTAAAGAAAGTTTCTCTTGAGAAGCCGGAGAAAGTGTCAAATTCGAAGTGCAAGCAGATAATCAAGCCTAGTCAGCCTACCCAACAATGTGTTCAAGAAAGTACTAAATCAATGTCAGACGATAAGAG TGACCAGCTTAAAGAGAATGATAAAAGGACTGGTGCTATGTCCAATGTTACTAGTACCTCTATAAAG GTCCCTAGTAGAAGTGCTCGGCGAAAAAAGGCTAAGAGGGAATGGTTGCGGGCTACAGCTAACCTTGGAAAAAAGAAAACAGTTTGCATATCTAAACTACCC CTAAAGCGGAAGCAGAGACAAGCTGAAGCTGAGAAGAAAGAGGTCATTGACCAGTCAAAAGTGCTA CCACAGTTGAAGCAATCAGAACAAGAGAAACCCGAAAATGAAATTGATCTGGAAAAACCTTTTGAAAAGATCGATGGAGAAGATGAGTTTGTTCCTGTTGTCATAAGACCAGGGCACATTCGCTTTGAGCCTCTGGAAGAAG GAGAGATTGTCCAACAAAATAAAGTATGCCTG GAAACTATCCGGTGGAATGGAATTACCAGCAAGAGAAAAGGGCAGAAATGGGGGATGGAGAAAATTTCATCATCTGACAGGCATGAGCACCAAAACCTCGAGCATGATCAACCTAACACATCATCAACTACCGAAAGAGTTATGCCTGTGCATGATCCCATTGACTTTGAAAAGCTTCACCCACTTCCAAACTTGCCAAAG GTGGGTGATGTAATTGCATATCGTATACTTGAATTATCATCAACATGGACCCCTGAAGTTTCCTCCTTTCGG GTGGGATCTGTGTTGTGGTACAAACCCGAGTCTAAAACAGTCATGCTGACTCAAGTTCCAGAATATCCTGTTATTCGTGAGAAGTTAAATGAGGATGCGTCTGCCCCTCAACCAGATAACTCCATATACAATGAAGATGGATCATTACAG GTAGATTTTTCTTCGCTTATCGACGTCCGTATTGTGAAGCACGGGGACAGTGATTGTTTAAAACCAGTTGCTGCTGATCACAGTAATGGTGATTCTTTTAAAGTGATTTCTGATGAAGTTAGCAATAGTGCACCCACCAATACAGACGGGGTATCAAATTCACCCAAAGCAG GTAATGGAGAAGTAAATCTGCTGGATCAGTTCAGTGATGTCCTGAATGCTAAAAAGGCACAGTTGTACGAGGAAAATAGCTGGATAAAGGGAAGTCCTGTCAAGGGTTCATGGTCATATAGAGCCATGAGAGGCAGTGCACTTGGCCCAGTAATGGCTCTTCTTCGTTCAAATAACGACATATGA
- the LOC108209352 gene encoding protein-tyrosine-phosphatase MKP1: protein MLKLEDNADLSGGYRGTFSGAGSWTDRSPTRSISRPRFNSKARALLPPLQPLSISRGFGEEWPKAGSDDLGVWPYPSTPGVRIESVKLPGSNLGLEKSPGGFESEKGKLAFFENVCSKITEHIYLGSDKLAKNREVLKQNGITHVLNCVGLVCPEYFKGDLKYMTLWLRDSPSEDITSIFYDVFDYFEDVREQGGKVFVHCSKGVSRSNSLVIAYLMWRKKLSFEDAFQHVKAARGVTNPNMGFASQLLQCQKRVHAMPASPSSVLRMFRMAPHSQNDPIHLVPKLLSNPSADDLDSRGAFIVYIPAAIYVWVGKNCVSVMSDNAKIAALQVIRYEKAHVSIMTIREGAETSEFWKALGAGQDLVDDDCHKAATKRQRYYTTDFDKTSAPICPGGGERNVKSYDADFEIFHKALDGGYVSPALSGTRSETPLPARENRWGQLKWKFAEDAMKELTTLSKASSDIHGGLESSVYRSDLSPVSSIPGCKYFSALTTENQVCTIDAYQKGEISVPCIDTFLSLKPPPSLTNTFPCLFPGNQKLCSPTPTISPSSSDSDPFTPSSSSSNGSTFSVLSAQPSPTQLEPSNHFPA from the coding sequence ATGTTGAAATTGGAAGATAATGCTGATCTGTCTGGTGGATATCGGGGAACATTTTCCGGGGCTGGTTCTTGGACTGATAGGTCACCTACGAGGTCCATTTCGAGGCCAAGATTTAATAGTAAGGCACGGGCTCTTTTGCCCCCTCTTCAGCCCCTTTCGATTTCCAGAGGATTTGGTGAGGAATGGCCAAAAGCGGGGTCTGATGATCTTGGCGTTTGGCCATATCCCTCGACTCCTGGGGTGAGAATTGAGTCGGTTAAGCTTCCTGGCAGCAATTTGGGGTTGGAGAAGTCGCCTGGAGGATTTGAGTCTGAGAAAGGCAAGCTTGCTTTCTTTGAAAATGTATGTTCAAAGATCACTGAACATATATATTTGGGAAGTGATAAGCTTGCTAAAAACCGTGAAGTACTCAAGCAGAATGGGATTACCCATGTGTTGAATTGTGTTGGATTGGTTTGTCCAGAGTATTTTAAGGGTGATCTGAAGTATATGACACTTTGGTTGCGGGACAGCCCTTCTGAAGATATCACAAGTATCTTTTATGATGTGTTTGACTACTTTGAAGATGTACGAGAGCAAGGAGGGAAAGTATTTGTCCATTGTTCCAAGGGGGTCTCTCGATCGAACTCCTTGGTTATTGCATATCTCATGTGGAGGAAGAAGCTTAGCTTTGAAGATGCATTTCAACATGTGAAAGCAGCAAGAGGTGTGACTAATCCAAATATGGGTTTTGCTAGCCAACTTTTGCAGTGTCAGAAGCGCGTACATGCTATGCCTGCAAGTCCAAGTTCAGTTCTAAGGATGTTTAGGATGGCTCCTCATTCACAAAATGATCCTATTCATCTTGTACCAAAGTTATTAAGCAACCCCAGTGCTGATGACCTTGATTCTCGCGGGGCATTTATTGTCTATATCCCTGCTGCTATATATGTGTGGGTTGGTAAGAATTGTGTTTCGGTGATGTCAGATAATGCAAAGATAGCTGCCTTGCAGGTCATCCGATATGAGAAGGCACATGTTTCAATTATGACAATTAGAGAAGGTGCAGAAACATCGGAATTTTGGAAAGCTCTTGGGGCTGGACAAGATTTAGTAGATGATGACTGCCACAAAGCAGCTACCAAAAGGCAAAGGTACTATACTACTGATTTTGACAAGACAAGTGCTCCTATATGCCCAGGTGGTGGCGAAAGAAATGTTAAATCGTATGATGCAGATTTTGAGATTTTCCACAAAGCACTTGATGGTGGATATGTTTCCCCTGCCTTGTCTGGAACCAGATCAGAGACCCCTCTTCCTGCAAGAGAAAATAGGTGGGGCCAATTGAAGTGGAAGTTCGCAGAAGATGCTATGAAAGAGCTCACTACTCTATCCAAGGCGAGTTCTGATATACATGGAGGACTTGAATCCTCTGTTTATCGCAGTGATCTATCGCCAGTATCATCGATCCCTGGGTGCAAGTACTTCTCTGCTCTTACCACCGAAAACCAAGTTTGTACAATTGATGCTTATCAAAAAGGTGAGATTTCGGTTCCTTGTATTGATACTTTTTTGTCCTTGAAACCTCCACCCTCTTTGACAAATACTTTTCCATGCCTTTTTCCTGGTAACCAAAAGTTATGTTCTCCCACCCCAACCATCTCACCTTCGTCCTCTGATTCAGATCCATTTACGCCATCATCTTCATCCTCTAATGGGTCTACATTTTCAGTTTTATCAGCACAACCTTCACCTACTCAGTTAGAACCTTCAAATCATTTCCCAGCCTAG
- the LOC108209013 gene encoding NDR1/HIN1-like protein 13: MYRTRETNPHFLPVQPLNQPQPPESVTNPNPRVPYLQPQNQLQPPGSVTNPNPRIRHLQPQNQPQTAGSVTNPHFLPSQPPTQQHQPPRSQLHPSHELPAQPQARPPSGPTFELAPQPQTRPKRQKRPKAQHGAGLLSDPTRSHLGPDLHTPLSQPRPQRQPRDTQLSVGASPTQPNQPPPRLGHPAGPQHQQSSVQRIPPPRKTKPFTWCIAILCAIFWIIIILVGLIVLIIYLAYHPKSPKFDVAGATLNAAYLDMGYLLNADITFLANFTNPNKKVNVNFKHIIINLYFDGIPIATRYIDHFHVRRQQYHLASVHMVTSQVRLSPVHSQKLKKQIASGKVQFDIKGLFKAKSKLGNVLKYSYSLYGHCSIVLTGPPTGVLVAKTCYTKR; the protein is encoded by the coding sequence ATGTATCGCACACGCGAGACGAACCCTCATTTTCTCCCCGTGCAACCACTAAACCAGCCGCAGCCACCAGAGTCTGTCACCAACCCGAATCCCCGTGTTCCCTATTTGCAACCACAAAACCAACTGCAGCCACCAGGGTCTGTCACCAACCCGAATCCCCGTATTCGACACTTGCAACCACAAAACCAACCGCAGACAGCAGGGTCTGTCACCAACCCACATTTTCTTCCCTCACAGCCACCGACTCAACAGCATCAGCCCCCGCGGTCACAGCTCCATCCCAGTCATGAACTCCCTGCACAGCCCCAAGCACGGCCCCCATCCGGTCCCACCTTTGAATTGGCTCCACAGCCACAAACACGACCAAAGCGTCAAAAACGACCAAAGGCGCAACATGGTGCTGGCCTCCTGTCTGATCCCACAAGGTCACATCTCGGTCCTGACCTCCACACTCCTCTGTCACAGCCACGTCCCCAACGTCAACCTCGCGACACTCAACTCTCCGTTGGAGCCTCACCAACACAACCAAACCAACCGCCACCACGCTTAGGTCATCCAGCAGGCCCGCAACATCAGCAATCCTCAGTTCAGAGAATTCCACCACCTCGCAAAACTAAGCCTTTTACATGGTGCATTGCCATCCTCTGTGCAATTTTCTGGATCATAATCATCCTAGTAGGCCTCATTGTTCTCATAATATATCTCGCATACCATCCAAAAAGCCCGAAGTTCGATGTAGCAGGAGCAACCCTGAATGCAGCATATCTTGACATGGGCTATCTCCTTAATGCAGATATAACTTTTTTGGCCAACTTCACAAACCCAAACAAGAAAGTGAATGTCAACTTCAAGCACATCATAATCAATCTGTATTTTGATGGAATTCCTATTGCCACAAGGTATATTGATCATTTTCATGTGAGAAGGCAACAATATCATCTTGCAAGTGTTCATATGGTAACAAGCCAGGTTAGGCTTTCTCCTGTACATAGCCAAAAGCTCAAGAAGCAAATCGCAAGTGGCAAAGTCCAATTTGATATTAAGGGTCTGTTCAAAGCAAAATCTAAGTTGGGTAATGTCCTCAAGTATTCATATTCGTTATATGGTCACTGTAGTATTGTTTTGACAGGCCCTCCCACTGGAGTTTTGGTGGCAAAGACTTGCTATACCAAACGGTAG
- the LOC108209012 gene encoding uncharacterized protein LOC108209012, protein MSNTGDDAVLSDVDDENPVPIEATFTSPQDDKFQQLLAELDRERQSRQALEASKSDLQTSFNRLKSLAHDAIKKRDESNRLKDEALKSNDQLKIQLQELVKHRDEVFKEFNEKCDEACKAKETLKSEVETAAQMMLNGIEAISEKVSGFKEFRVGGLPRSQKYTGLPAVAYGVMKRTNEIVEEMIRQVQVIGKERDEARELIEQRNFEIAIEVSELESRIDGLKEEVSKKSSVVEDLEKLLGEKDKKLCDVERGMSMKLGLAEKELEGLRMCFSESEDKLKNLETKMELQRPLFVDQLNYVAKIHDQIDNVIKLVDADKVDHSELAESLFLPKETDMEENIRASLAGMVSIHELGRIVVEKIKQLVEERSIEVNRLNQTVSRLMKEKEYTGTLLRSALSKRVSSDLSSETNELFKVAEKGLKAAGIKYKFSNHLADGNVLALNDEAGTVVAEDDEIYTLAGALENIIKQSQLEIIELKHTIDEQRQETNLLRQQYDAQAQELIQRKQDVEELEEKEKTAKENVEGLMMDIAVAEEEITRWKVAAQQEADAGKAIEHDFVAQLLVVRQELKEANQAVIELENKLKFKEETANAAMAARDAAEKSLTLADLRSSRLRDKVEELTCQLETHENPRSVLSRPRYVCWPWEWLGLNFVGFPLLDTRQQSSNEMELSEPLV, encoded by the exons ATGTCAAACACCGGCGACGACGCCGTCCTAAGCGACGTCGACGACGAAAATCCGGTGCCAATCGAAGCGACATTCACGTCACCGCAAGACGACAAATTTCAACAGCTTCTAGCGGAGCTCGATCGCGAGCGTCAATCGCGGCAAGCTCTAGAAGCATCCAAATCCGACTTACAAACTTCATTCAATCGGTTGAAATCATTAGCTCACGACGCGATTAAGAAGCGCGACGAGAGTAATCGATTAAAAGACGAAGCTTTGAAATCGAATGATCAGTTGAAAATCCAGTTACAGGAGTTAGTGAAACATAGAGATGAGGTTTTTAAGGAGTTTAACGAGAAGTGTGATGAGGCTTGTAAGGCGAAAGAGACGTTAAAATCGGAAGTTGAGACTGCAGCTCAAATGATGTTGAATGGAATCGAGGCGATTTCGGAGAAAGTTAGTGGCTTTAAGGAGTTTAGAGTAGGTGGATTGCCTAGGTCTCAGAAGTATACTGGATTGCCTGCTGTTGCGTATGGTGTTATGAAGCGGACGAATGAGATTGTCGAGGAGATGATTAGGCAGGTTCAGGTGATTGGGAAGGAGAGGGATGAGGCGCGTGAATTGATTGAGCAGAGGAATTTTGAGATTGCTATTGAGGTTTCGGAGCTTGAATCGAGGATTGATGGATTGAAAGAAGAGGTCTCGAAGAAGAGTAGTGTTGTGGAGGATTTGGAGAAGTTGTTGGGTGAGAAGGATAAGAAGTTGTGTGATGTGGAAAGAGGGATGTCGATGAAGTTAGGTTTGGCGGAGAAAGAGTTGGAGGGGTTGAGGATGTGTTTTAGTGAGAGTGAGGATAAGTTGAAGAATTTGGAGACGAAGATGGAGTTGCAAAGACCTTTGTTTGTTGATCAGTTGAATTATGTTGCGAAAATACATGATCAGATTGATAATGTAATTAAGTTAGTGGATGCTGATAAGGTGGATCACTCAGAGTTGGCGGAGTCTTTGTTTCTGCCTAAAGAAACTGATATGGAGGAGAATATTCGTGCTTCTTTAGCAGGAATGGTATCGATACATGAATTAGGTAGAATTGTTGTTGAGAAAATAAAGCAGTTAGTGGAGGAGAGGAGTATTGAAGTGAACAGGCTAAATCAGACAGTTTCTCGTTTAATGAAGGAGAAAGAGTATACCGGAACCTTGCTAAGAAGTGCTTTATCTAAAAGAGTGTCATCGGATTTGTCTTCTGAAACAAATGAACTCTTCAAAGTTGCGGAGAAAGGATTAAAAGCGGCTGGTATCAAGTATAAGTTCAGTAATCATCTGGCAGATGGAAATGTACTGGCTTTGAATGATGAGGCAGGCACTGTGGTTGCGGAGGATGATGAGATATATACTTTG GCGGGTGCACTGGAGAATATTATCAAGCAATCCCAGCTCGAAATCATTGAGCTAAAGCACACTATTGATGAACAAAG GCAAGAGACAAATTTACTCAGACAGCAATATGATGCTCAAGCTCAGGAGCTCATTCAAAGAAAACAAGATGTGGAGGAACTTGAAGAGAAAGAGAAAACTGCAAAGGAAAAT GTTGAAGGGCTTATGATGGACATTGCCGTAGCTGAAGAAGAAATTACACGATGGAAAGTAGCTGCACAACAAGAAGCTGATGCAGGCAAAGCCATCGAACATGATTTTGTGGCACAG TTATTAGTTGTTCGCCAGGAACTTAAAGAGGCAAATCAAGCTGTAATAGAGTTGGAGAATAAACTTAAATTTAAGGAAGAAACAGCAAATGCTGCCATGGCAGCACGAGATGCAGCTGAGAAATCATTGACTTTGGCTGATTTGAGGTCTTCTAGACTTAGAGACAAGGTGGAGGAGCTAACTTGTCAGCTTGAAACACACGAAAACCCGAGGTCTGTTCTAAGTAGACCAAGATATGTATGTTGGCCATGGGAATGGCTTGGCCTGAACTTTGTGGGATTTCCCTTGCTTGATACACGTCAACAAAGTTCTAATGAAATGGAACTATCTGAGCCTCTTGTGTAG